In Euphorbia lathyris chromosome 9, ddEupLath1.1, whole genome shotgun sequence, the following are encoded in one genomic region:
- the LOC136205184 gene encoding pentatricopeptide repeat-containing protein At1g63330-like isoform X1, with protein MLRRSSSSIRLLSAFASHLHLHLHEVMPFSANSFSLLHTPYSTSATKTFHRLISSFNHMLRMNPAPSLIQFTKLLSALVKMKHFQTVLSFSNQMEFMGISTDAYTTNMLINCFCRLHHVDFGFSVLGKMFKLGLEPDIVTFNTLINGLCKQGNLVEAVNCFDNIVALGYQPNVQTYNVIVNPLSKMGKFNVVFGLLDKMGERGCEADVVTYNSIIDSLCKYGLLKEAFHLFSKIRSEGILPNVVTYNSLIQCLCYSDQWSKASKLFNEMMDLNIAPSIITYSILVDEFGKEGRVDKARSVVGTMIQRGITPDIMTYSSLIDGYCLDRQMHQARNLFNVMNRKGCNPDVQTYNILIHWYGKWRMMDEAEQLYNEMLLRGLVPNNYTYNALIRGSCHTRSPGEAMKFFNNLCLGGYIPDIVAYSNLLHGFCGQKNFDVAIGLLHEMKRYKLKRNIVIYGILMDGMCKAGRLKDAKKLFSRLSVEGLQPNVTIYNIMIGGLCKEGLLDEAYKVFRKMKENGYSPDSVSYNVIIHGFLRHKNLTKGVELIGEMRQRGFSADNTTVALVVDLSCKKDIILDNL; from the coding sequence ATGCTAAGAAGAAGCAGCAGCAGCATACGCCTTCTCTCTGCGTTTGCatctcatcttcatcttcatcttcatgagGTAATGCCTTTTTCTGCTAATTCATTTTCTCTTCTTCATACTCCTTATTCCACATCTGCAACTAAAACCTTTCATCGTCTCATTTCTTCCTTCAATCATATGCTTCGTATGAATCCAGCCCCTTCGCTTATTCAATTCACCAAATTATTATCTGCATTAGTTAAAATGAAACATTTTCAGACTGTCCTTTCTTTCTCCAACCAGATGGAGTTTATGGGAATTTCAACTGATGCTTATACAActaatatgttaattaattgcttCTGCCGTTTACACCATGTCGATTTTGGGTTCTCTGTTTTGGGGAAGATGTTCAAACTTGGTTTAGAGCCTGACATTGTAACCTTTAATACTTTGATTAATGGGCTATGTAAACAGGGAAACCTTGTTGAAGCAGTAAACTGTTTTGATAATATAGTTGCGTTAGGATATCAACCTAATGTACAGACTTACAATGTGATTGTCAATCCTCTATCTAAAATGGGAAAATTCAACGTGGTATTTGGTTTGCTTGACAAAATGGGTGAGAGAGGTTGTGAGGCTGATGTGGTGACATACAATTCTATAATTGATAGTCTTTGCAAGTATGGTCTCCTTAAGGAAGCATTTCACCTATTCTCAAAGATTAGAAGCGAAGGAATTTTACCTAATGTTGTTACCTACAATTCTTTAATTCAGTGTTTATGCTATTCGGATCAGTGGAGTAAAGCTTCTAAGTTGTTCAATGAAATGATGGATCTGAATATAGCACCAAGTATAATTACTTATAGTATCTTGGTTGATGAATTTGGTAAAGAAGGAAGGGTGGATAAGGCTCGATCTGTGGTTGGAACAATGATACAGAGGGGTATAACACCTGATATTATGACTTACAGTTCATTGATAGATGGGTATTGTCTGGATAGGCAAATGCATCAAGCTAGGAATCTTTTTAATGTGATGAACCGAAAGGGCTGTAATCCTGATGTTCAAACTTATAACATATTGATTCATTGGTATGGTAAATGGAGAATGATGGATGAGGCAGAACAACTTTATAATGAAATGCTTCTTAGAGGTTTAGTTCCTAATAATTATACTTATAATGCTCTTATACGTGGCTCGTGCCATACAAGAAGTCCTGGGGAAGCTATGAAGTTTTTTAACAACTTGTGTTTAGGCGGCTATATTCCAGACATAGTTGCTTACTCAAATTTACTACACGGTTTTTGTGGACAGAAGAATTTTGATGTTGCCATAGGCCTACTACATGAAATGAAAAGGTACAAGTTGAAGCGTAACATAGTTATATATGGTATTCTAATGGATGGAATGTGTAAAGCTGGAAGATTGAAAGATGCAAAGAAATTATTTTCCAGGCTTTCTGTTGAAGGGTTGCAACCCAATGTTACAATTTATAATATAATGATTGGTGGACTTTGCAAAGAAGGTCTATTAGATGAAGCATATAAGGTGTTCaggaaaatgaaagaaaatggCTACTCACCGGATAGTGTCTCATATAATGTGATTATTCATGGATTTCTACGGCACAAGAATTTGACCAAGGGGGTAGAGCTCATAGGTGAAATGCGTCAACGAGGCTTTTCTGCAGATAACACCACAGTAGCATTGGTAGTGGATCTGTCATGTAAGAAAGATATCATTCTGGATAATTTGTAA
- the LOC136205184 gene encoding pentatricopeptide repeat-containing protein At3g22470, mitochondrial-like isoform X2 — MLRRSSSSIRLLSAFASHLHLHLHECLCYSDQWSKASKLFNEMMDLNIAPSIITYSILVDEFGKEGRVDKARSVVGTMIQRGITPDIMTYSSLIDGYCLDRQMHQARNLFNVMNRKGCNPDVQTYNILIHWYGKWRMMDEAEQLYNEMLLRGLVPNNYTYNALIRGSCHTRSPGEAMKFFNNLCLGGYIPDIVAYSNLLHGFCGQKNFDVAIGLLHEMKRYKLKRNIVIYGILMDGMCKAGRLKDAKKLFSRLSVEGLQPNVTIYNIMIGGLCKEGLLDEAYKVFRKMKENGYSPDSVSYNVIIHGFLRHKNLTKGVELIGEMRQRGFSADNTTVALVVDLSCKKDIILDNL, encoded by the exons ATGCTAAGAAGAAGCAGCAGCAGCATACGCCTTCTCTCTGCGTTTGCatctcatcttcatcttcatcttcatgag TGTTTATGCTATTCGGATCAGTGGAGTAAAGCTTCTAAGTTGTTCAATGAAATGATGGATCTGAATATAGCACCAAGTATAATTACTTATAGTATCTTGGTTGATGAATTTGGTAAAGAAGGAAGGGTGGATAAGGCTCGATCTGTGGTTGGAACAATGATACAGAGGGGTATAACACCTGATATTATGACTTACAGTTCATTGATAGATGGGTATTGTCTGGATAGGCAAATGCATCAAGCTAGGAATCTTTTTAATGTGATGAACCGAAAGGGCTGTAATCCTGATGTTCAAACTTATAACATATTGATTCATTGGTATGGTAAATGGAGAATGATGGATGAGGCAGAACAACTTTATAATGAAATGCTTCTTAGAGGTTTAGTTCCTAATAATTATACTTATAATGCTCTTATACGTGGCTCGTGCCATACAAGAAGTCCTGGGGAAGCTATGAAGTTTTTTAACAACTTGTGTTTAGGCGGCTATATTCCAGACATAGTTGCTTACTCAAATTTACTACACGGTTTTTGTGGACAGAAGAATTTTGATGTTGCCATAGGCCTACTACATGAAATGAAAAGGTACAAGTTGAAGCGTAACATAGTTATATATGGTATTCTAATGGATGGAATGTGTAAAGCTGGAAGATTGAAAGATGCAAAGAAATTATTTTCCAGGCTTTCTGTTGAAGGGTTGCAACCCAATGTTACAATTTATAATATAATGATTGGTGGACTTTGCAAAGAAGGTCTATTAGATGAAGCATATAAGGTGTTCaggaaaatgaaagaaaatggCTACTCACCGGATAGTGTCTCATATAATGTGATTATTCATGGATTTCTACGGCACAAGAATTTGACCAAGGGGGTAGAGCTCATAGGTGAAATGCGTCAACGAGGCTTTTCTGCAGATAACACCACAGTAGCATTGGTAGTGGATCTGTCATGTAAGAAAGATATCATTCTGGATAATTTGTAA